TTTCCGAGCCTTCGACAGTAGTGCCCCTGAGCTCGGCACCGGTTATCTCGATCGTGCCATAGGGTTCGAACTCATCTTCATAAACGCGCTCATGGATCGTCGCGCCCATACGGACAAGGACATTTAATATCCCGGTGCGTGTGGGATTTAGTCCCACGTCGATGATTTTAAGTTTCATACCCGGGAAAGCCGCGGTGGCCACGAGCCAGAAAGCTGCGGAGGAGATATCCCCGGGAACCTTGATATTTTTCGTCTTCGGCAAGTATCCCCCCTTCACCGACGCGGTCAGTCCATCCACGAGCAGGGGCAGCTCCAGATATTTAAACATCCGCTCCGTGTGGTCACGGGATTGCATGGGCTCGGTCACGCTGGTGGTGCCTTTGGTAAAAAGACCGGCAAGCAAGAGACAGGATTTAACTTGGGCACTGGCGACTTTTGATTGGTAATCGATGGCCTTCAGCTCCGTCCCGAGAATGGTCAAAGGCGCACAATTATTCCCGGCGTCACTCGTGATTTTAGCGCCCATCAGGGCCAAAGGATCCATGACACGCCTCATCGGGCGACTGCAAAGGGACGCATCCCCGGTCATTTGTGATTTGAATCCATTTTGCGCGGCCAAGATACCGGCCAACAAACGGATGGCTGTACCGGAGTTCCCACAATCAATGGTTCTTTTCGGTTGCATCAG
The sequence above is drawn from the Verrucomicrobiota bacterium genome and encodes:
- the aroA gene encoding 3-phosphoshikimate 1-carboxyvinyltransferase, which codes for MSKILKTRRAKRIEGELKVPGDKSISHRSAILLGLSEGGSAGITGYLPSEDCLNTLKAMAALGITYQRPDSTTVLIEGCGGRLMQPKRTIDCGNSGTAIRLLAGILAAQNGFKSQMTGDASLCSRPMRRVMDPLALMGAKITSDAGNNCAPLTILGTELKAIDYQSKVASAQVKSCLLLAGLFTKGTTSVTEPMQSRDHTERMFKYLELPLLVDGLTASVKGGYLPKTKNIKVPGDISSAAFWLVATAAFPGMKLKIIDVGLNPTRTGILNVLVRMGATIHERVYEDEFEPYGTIEITGAELRGTTVEGSEIPNVIDELPILAVAGAIAHSGVMVIRDARELRVKETDRIKAIADNLRAIGADVEDFDDGLAVRGGRPLHGARVNSFGDHRIAMAMAIAGLFAEGEMIIENVDCIDTSYPGFAADIPKLVTFK